Proteins co-encoded in one Gracilimonas sp. genomic window:
- a CDS encoding choice-of-anchor B family protein — protein MKRLSSLFLLFLTTALFTAQAQTTPDGESEAMFGFAQAVSISNGFVFIGEPSNNHQPGAVYIFAKSGEEWAQETMLMADNGMIGDGFGSSVSADGKYVLIGAPDMNDGHGAAFVFEQSNSGSWTQTGQFTLPADTVESSLGSSVVLKGDHAYVGAPDHGNGKGAVFVYRLANNGQWMEVASVMNPDTAGSNFGSSLAVDGMNLVVGAPQREGGTVHVFNNDGSGSWNHTATLTSDQTTQRSQFGNALAIHGDQILVGAPRNAGASGTVFVYRNEDGMWNESGRLVAFDGQAGYLFGGSITFVESGVWIGAPNANEGRGTIYQFNMDDNGMWIGASKMAMADQEKGDYFSGTLDVEGNVAVAGLVGADYGAGSAAILERNAEGMWTTQNLVIGKGGNVLKPITNGRIDCSDGKADQFGCSNVDLISFMPISAIGGERGVRLNDMWGWTDPLTEKEYAIVGRNEGTSFVDISDPANPIYVGNLPMTEGARANVWRDIKVYKNHAYVVADGAGEHGMQVLDMTQLREFAGEPLQLEETNHYDKIHSAHNVVINEESGYAFIVGSSGGGQTCGGGLHMVNIQDPANPTFAGCFSDPSTGRSGTGYSHDAQCVIYDGPDEEHKGSEICIGANETAISIADVTDKENPVALSTASYPDYGYVHQGWLTEDHRYFFQNDELDELMGKVDQTRTIVWDVTDLDDPQFVREYLIENASSDHNLYIKDNMMYQSNYVSGLQVIDVTDPANPQRVGHFDTHPFTKDAPGFSGTWSNYPYFKSGVVVMTSGREGLFILETNQQAINQ, from the coding sequence ATGAAACGACTTTCGAGTTTATTTTTGCTATTTCTAACCACTGCCTTGTTTACGGCACAGGCTCAGACTACTCCCGATGGAGAATCTGAAGCTATGTTTGGCTTTGCCCAGGCAGTTTCTATTTCAAATGGTTTTGTATTTATCGGTGAACCGTCTAATAATCACCAGCCCGGAGCGGTTTATATTTTTGCGAAGTCCGGCGAAGAGTGGGCACAAGAAACCATGCTAATGGCCGACAATGGGATGATTGGTGACGGTTTCGGTTCTTCGGTTTCAGCCGATGGAAAATATGTACTGATTGGCGCTCCGGATATGAATGATGGCCATGGAGCGGCTTTTGTGTTTGAACAATCGAATTCAGGAAGCTGGACACAGACCGGGCAGTTTACTTTACCGGCTGACACCGTTGAAAGTTCGCTGGGTTCAAGTGTAGTCCTCAAGGGAGATCACGCTTATGTTGGAGCTCCTGATCACGGAAATGGCAAGGGAGCGGTATTTGTATATCGCCTAGCCAACAACGGTCAATGGATGGAAGTTGCCAGCGTTATGAATCCCGATACAGCCGGTTCAAACTTCGGTTCAAGTCTGGCAGTAGATGGAATGAATTTAGTAGTTGGTGCTCCACAGCGGGAGGGAGGCACGGTTCACGTATTTAATAATGATGGCTCCGGAAGCTGGAACCACACCGCAACTCTGACAAGCGACCAAACCACACAGAGAAGTCAGTTTGGCAATGCACTGGCCATTCATGGAGATCAAATTCTGGTAGGCGCTCCGAGAAATGCTGGCGCATCCGGAACCGTATTTGTTTATCGTAACGAAGATGGAATGTGGAATGAAAGCGGACGCCTGGTAGCCTTTGACGGTCAGGCAGGCTATCTGTTTGGCGGGTCTATCACATTTGTGGAATCAGGTGTATGGATAGGAGCTCCGAATGCCAATGAAGGCAGAGGAACCATATATCAGTTTAATATGGACGACAATGGCATGTGGATCGGAGCTTCCAAGATGGCAATGGCTGATCAGGAAAAAGGAGATTATTTCTCAGGTACACTGGATGTGGAAGGAAATGTTGCAGTAGCCGGATTGGTGGGAGCTGATTACGGAGCCGGATCTGCAGCCATCCTCGAAAGAAACGCAGAAGGAATGTGGACCACTCAAAACCTCGTAATTGGCAAAGGCGGAAATGTCCTGAAACCAATTACCAACGGACGTATTGATTGCAGCGACGGTAAAGCCGATCAATTCGGATGTAGCAATGTAGATCTGATTTCCTTCATGCCAATAAGTGCTATTGGTGGAGAGCGAGGAGTTCGTCTTAACGATATGTGGGGCTGGACTGATCCGCTCACCGAAAAAGAATATGCAATTGTAGGCCGGAATGAAGGGACTTCTTTTGTAGATATCAGTGACCCGGCTAATCCTATTTATGTTGGAAACCTGCCTATGACCGAAGGCGCTCGTGCCAATGTGTGGAGAGACATCAAAGTGTATAAAAACCACGCTTATGTAGTGGCAGACGGTGCTGGAGAACATGGAATGCAGGTGCTTGACATGACCCAATTGCGTGAATTTGCCGGAGAGCCATTACAGCTTGAAGAAACCAATCACTACGATAAAATTCACAGTGCGCACAACGTAGTCATAAATGAAGAATCCGGATATGCCTTTATTGTAGGAAGCAGCGGCGGTGGACAAACCTGTGGCGGCGGACTGCATATGGTGAATATTCAGGATCCGGCTAACCCTACTTTTGCAGGATGTTTTTCTGATCCTTCAACAGGCCGTAGCGGAACCGGGTATTCTCACGATGCTCAGTGCGTAATCTATGACGGACCGGATGAAGAACACAAAGGCAGCGAAATCTGCATCGGTGCAAACGAAACAGCTATCAGTATTGCGGATGTAACCGACAAAGAAAATCCGGTTGCACTTTCTACTGCTTCTTATCCTGATTACGGTTATGTACACCAGGGCTGGTTGACAGAAGATCACCGCTATTTCTTCCAGAATGATGAGCTGGATGAATTGATGGGTAAAGTAGATCAAACCCGAACCATAGTTTGGGATGTAACTGACCTTGATGATCCACAGTTTGTGCGTGAGTATTTAATTGAAAACGCATCTTCTGACCACAACCTTTATATCAAAGACAATATGATGTACCAGTCTAACTATGTAAGTGGATTACAGGTTATTGATGTTACCGATCCTGCCAATCCACAGAGAGTTGGTCACTTTGATACGCATCCGTTCACCAAAGACGCCCCCGGTTTCTCCGGAACGTGGAGTAACTACCCGTACTTCAAGAGTGGTGTAGTAGTGATGACCAGTGGACGTGAAGGATTGTTTATTTTGGAAACAAACCAGCAGGCGATCAACCAGTAA
- the sucD gene encoding succinate--CoA ligase subunit alpha encodes MSVLVGNDTRLIVQGFTGSEGSFHAGQMMEYGTNVVGGVTPGKGGQTHLDRPVFNTVAEAVDEVDANTSVIFVPPAFAGDAITEAAFAGIKVIICITEGIPVKDMIVAKQIVNSHGATLIGPNCPGVITPGEAKVGIMPGSIFTPGKVGLISRSGTLTYEAVDQLTKEGLGQSTAIGIGGDPVIGTTHLDAVKMLNDDPDTDSIVLIGEIGGTAEEEAAEWIKDNCDKPVVAFIAGSTAPPGRRMGHAGAIISGGKGTAQEKKKALAEAGITVVESPAEIGITLKKMLETA; translated from the coding sequence ATGAGCGTATTAGTTGGAAATGATACCCGCCTGATTGTACAGGGATTTACCGGAAGCGAGGGTAGCTTCCATGCCGGACAAATGATGGAATACGGTACCAACGTTGTTGGTGGTGTAACTCCCGGAAAAGGCGGACAGACCCATTTAGACCGACCTGTTTTTAATACTGTGGCTGAAGCCGTAGATGAAGTTGATGCCAACACTTCCGTAATATTTGTACCCCCTGCCTTTGCAGGCGATGCCATCACGGAAGCTGCCTTTGCTGGTATAAAAGTAATTATCTGTATTACTGAAGGCATCCCGGTTAAAGATATGATCGTGGCCAAACAAATTGTAAACAGTCATGGCGCCACTTTAATAGGCCCTAACTGTCCGGGTGTTATTACTCCGGGTGAAGCTAAAGTCGGAATTATGCCCGGCAGCATTTTTACTCCCGGTAAAGTTGGGTTGATTTCCCGCTCCGGTACGCTCACATATGAAGCCGTAGATCAGCTGACCAAAGAAGGACTCGGCCAAAGTACCGCTATCGGAATTGGTGGTGACCCGGTTATCGGAACCACGCACCTCGATGCCGTTAAAATGCTGAACGATGATCCGGATACCGATTCCATTGTACTGATCGGTGAAATTGGCGGAACGGCTGAAGAAGAAGCTGCGGAATGGATCAAAGATAATTGTGATAAGCCGGTTGTGGCATTTATTGCAGGTTCAACAGCGCCTCCCGGACGACGAATGGGTCATGCCGGTGCCATTATTTCCGGTGGAAAAGGAACTGCCCAGGAGAAAAAGAAAGCTCTGGCTGAAGCGGGTATCACAGTTGTTGAAAGCCCGGCTGAAATCGGCATCACGCTGAAGAAAATGCTGGAAACAGCCTAA
- a CDS encoding peptidoglycan recognition family protein — MQVEKPEIITKDQWGGKAPVGEKETHEIKYVTIHHGGVEFGKDKDPMEYMRNLQKFSQDDKNWMDIPYHFCIDLDGNIYEARPLQYPGDTNTEYDPTGHALINVMGNYEVQKIKPEQIEAIAHLSAWLAQEYEVPTDSIATHKDHSDQTVCPGEDLYKYFEDGTIINRIQKLLKE; from the coding sequence ATGCAGGTAGAAAAACCTGAAATAATTACCAAAGATCAATGGGGTGGTAAAGCCCCCGTCGGCGAGAAAGAAACTCATGAAATTAAGTATGTCACCATTCATCATGGCGGGGTAGAGTTTGGTAAGGACAAAGATCCGATGGAATACATGCGTAACCTGCAAAAGTTCAGCCAGGATGATAAAAACTGGATGGATATCCCCTATCACTTCTGCATCGACCTGGATGGTAATATCTACGAAGCCCGCCCTTTGCAATACCCGGGTGATACAAATACAGAGTATGATCCAACCGGACATGCCCTGATTAATGTAATGGGCAATTATGAAGTGCAGAAAATCAAGCCCGAGCAGATTGAGGCCATTGCTCATTTAAGTGCCTGGTTAGCACAAGAATATGAAGTACCCACCGATTCCATCGCTACCCACAAAGATCATTCTGACCAAACCGTGTGCCCCGGCGAAGATCTTTATAAGTATTTTGAAGACGGCACCATTATAAACCGTATTCAAAAGTTGTTGAAAGAATAA
- a CDS encoding glucose-1-phosphate adenylyltransferase — protein sequence MKRSSVIAVILGGGRGTRLFPLTDHRSKPAVPVGGKYRLVDIPISNCLNSDIRRIYVLTQFNSASLNRHIKNTYNFDAFSSGFVDILAAEQTPDSTDWFQGTADAVRQSVHHMENHEHDHVLILSGDQLYQMDYSKMLQRHKEKDADLTVATIPVNASDATGFGIMKTNADGVIEDFVEKPSTDELDKWKSQVPEPYKEQGKDYLASMGIYIFNREMLKKLFDDNPDATDFGKELIPKCVEGGKKVVSYEYGGYWTDIGTIQSFFEANLALADTVPDFNLYDNDNFIYTRARLLPASKLMGTTLEHALMAEGCIIEASRIVRSVVGIRSRIGKGSTVEYSIIMGNDYFQDRDVIENAGPEKPAMGIGRRCYISNCIIDKNVCIGNDVRIVGGNHLEDGDHKYHYVRDGIVIVKKNTVIPDGTII from the coding sequence ATGAAAAGGTCATCAGTTATAGCAGTTATTTTAGGCGGAGGCCGGGGAACCCGGTTATTCCCTTTAACCGATCACCGATCCAAACCCGCTGTACCTGTGGGCGGGAAATACCGGTTGGTTGATATTCCCATTTCAAACTGCCTGAATTCGGATATCCGCAGAATTTATGTGCTGACCCAATTCAATTCTGCATCGCTGAATCGCCACATTAAAAACACCTATAACTTTGATGCTTTCAGCAGTGGTTTTGTGGATATCCTGGCCGCCGAACAAACGCCGGATAGCACCGACTGGTTTCAGGGAACCGCAGATGCGGTACGCCAATCGGTTCACCACATGGAAAATCATGAGCATGATCACGTTTTGATTCTTTCGGGTGACCAGCTGTACCAAATGGATTACAGTAAGATGCTGCAGCGGCATAAGGAGAAAGACGCTGACCTGACTGTGGCTACCATCCCTGTAAATGCCAGCGATGCCACCGGTTTCGGGATTATGAAGACCAATGCGGACGGTGTGATCGAAGATTTTGTAGAAAAACCCTCTACTGATGAGCTTGACAAGTGGAAATCGCAAGTGCCGGAGCCGTACAAAGAGCAAGGCAAGGATTATCTGGCTTCCATGGGTATTTATATTTTCAATCGGGAAATGCTGAAGAAGCTGTTTGATGACAATCCGGATGCCACTGATTTCGGTAAAGAGCTGATTCCAAAATGCGTTGAAGGCGGTAAGAAAGTCGTTAGTTATGAATATGGCGGTTACTGGACGGATATCGGTACCATTCAGTCTTTCTTTGAGGCAAATTTAGCCCTCGCTGATACCGTGCCCGATTTTAATCTCTATGATAATGACAACTTTATCTACACTCGCGCCCGTTTGCTTCCGGCCTCAAAACTTATGGGAACAACGCTTGAGCATGCGCTGATGGCGGAAGGGTGTATCATAGAAGCCAGCCGCATTGTTCGGTCGGTGGTTGGAATTCGCTCACGTATCGGGAAAGGAAGTACTGTAGAGTACTCCATAATTATGGGTAACGACTATTTTCAGGATCGGGATGTAATTGAAAATGCAGGACCCGAAAAGCCGGCCATGGGAATCGGCCGAAGGTGCTACATCAGCAATTGTATTATCGACAAAAATGTGTGTATCGGTAATGATGTACGCATTGTAGGAGGAAACCATCTCGAAGATGGCGATCACAAATACCACTACGTACGCGATGGCATTGTGATTGTGAAAAAGAACACGGTAATCCCGGACGGGACTATTATATAA